Within the Streptomyces sp. NBC_00554 genome, the region AGGTCGTACGGGTCTACCTGCCGCCGGACGCCAACACCCTGCTGTCCGTGGCGGACCACGCCCTGCGCAGCCGCGACTACGTCAACGTGATCGTCGCCGGCAAGCAGCCCTGCTTCGACTGGCTGTCCATGGACCAGGCCCGCGCCCACTGCGCGCGCGGCGCCGGGATCTGGGAGTGGGCGGGCAGCGAGAACGGTGTCGAGCCCGATGTGGTGCTCGCCTGCGCGGGAGACGTGCCGACACTGGAGATCCTCGCCGCCTCGGCCCTGCTCAGGCGCCATCTGCCGGAGCTGGCCGTGCGGGTCGTCAACGTCGTCGACATGACCCGGCTGCTGCCCCGTGAGGAGCACCCGCACGGAATGAGCGACTTCGAGTACGACGGCCTCTTCACCACCGACAAGCCGGTGATCTTCGCCTACCACGGCTATCCCTGGCTGATCCACCGCCTCGCCTACCGCCGTACCGGCCACGCCAACCTGCACGTGCGCGGCTACAAGGAGTCCGGCACCACGACCACACCCTTCGACATGGTCGTCCGCAACGACCTCGACCGCTACCGCCTCGTCATGGACGTCATCGACCGCGTACCCGGCCTAGCCGTCCGCGCCGCCGCCGTACGCCAGCAGATGGCCGACGTCCGCACCCGGCACCACGCCTGGATCCGCGAACACGGCACCGACCTGCCCGAGGTCGCGGACTGGACCTGGAACGCCTGAACAGCCCGACCCTGCAAGTCCCCTGCGCTGCAAAGGAGTTCGCCGCCATGACCGTACGCGTCGGCATCAACGGCTTCGGCCGGATAGGCCGCACCTATCTGCGCGCGGCACTCGACCGCGCCGAAGCGGGCACCCAGGACGTCGAGGTCGTCGCCGTCAACGACATCGCGCCGCCCGCCACCCTGGCCCACCTGCTGGAGTACGACTCGACCTTCGGCCGTATCGGCCGGGAGGTCAGCCACGACGACAGCTCGATCACGGTCGACGGCCGGCGCATCGCCATCACCGCCGAGCGCGACCCGGCGGCCCTGCACTGGGCGGACTACGGCGCCGGCATCGTGATCGAGTCCACCGGCCGTTTCCGCGACCGCGACGCCGCCGCCCTGCACCTGAAGGCCGGCGCGCACACGGTCCTGCTGTCCGCGCCCGGCAAGAACGCGGACGCCACCATCGTGATGGGCGTCAACGACACGACGTACGACCGCCGGCAGGACCGGATCGTGTCGGCCGCCTCCTGCACCACCAACTGTGTCGCCCCCATGGTCAAGGTGCTGAACGACGCCTTCGGCATCGAGCGCGGCATGATGACCACCATCCACGGCTACACCAACGACCAGTCCCTGCTGGACGGCCCGCACAAGGACCTGCGCCGGGCACGCTCGGCGGCGCTGAGCATCATCCCCACCAGCACCGGGGCCGCCCGCGCCGTCGGTCTGGTGCTGCCGGAGATGGCGGGTGCGCTGGACGGCATCGCGGTACGCGTCCCCGTCGAGGACGGCTCGCTCACCGACCTCGCGGTCGTGTTGCGGCGCGAGGCAACGGTGGAGGAAGTCAACGCGGTCTTCGACGAGGCCGCGGAGGGCCCGTTGAACGGCATCCTCCGCGTCTCGAAGGCGCCCATCGTCTCCCGCGACGTGATCGGCGACCCCGCGTCCTGCATCTTCGACCCGGCCCTCACCCAGGCGAACGGCACGCTGGTCAAGGTCTTCGGCTGGTACGACAACGAGTGGGGCTACACCAACCGGCTCCTGGACCTCACGGCGCTGGTGGCCGACGACTGACGAGCACCGACCGGAGCGGCACACGGCGCTTCGGCGTGGACCGGGCCCGCACCCCGGGTACCCGTGCTGCAGGGTGCACAGGGACTCCCGCAGGCGCTCCTGTGCCGGGTCGTACCCCTGGGTGCCATGGCGGGCACGCTCGATCTCGTACAGCGGGGCCTGACGGGCCTGTAGACCCGGGGCGGTGCGCTGCGGTTCGACCCCGTACCGCTGCCGGAGCTGGCCGAGTACGGGTTCTCGATCCGCTGTCCGGGCCACTGAGGTGCACAACTGCGCCTGCAGTCCCGGGAGTTGCACATCATCGTGCCTGACTCCGGTCGCGATCCGATCTCTGTCGCCTTCGCCGACCGCACGGTGTCGGTGACTCCCGGGGAGTTCTGCACGCTCGCCCTGCCGAGCTGACCGACCACCGACGCCGAGGGGCACACCGGCCCCCATCACGGGCATCGGGCTTAGGGCCGACCGGCCCCCATGTAGCCCCGGACAGCCCATGGGATCACCCTCCGATCCGCTGGATGCTCGAAGTATCAAGAGGCATGGAGGAGACCCGCGATGACGGACGACACGCTCAGTCGACCCACAGTCCACGCCCTGCTCTCGGACGGCACCACCGTGTGCATCCGTCCGACCACGCCAGGCGATCACAAGCAGTTGCGGGGGTTCTACGAGGGGATGTCCCCGGAGAACCTCCGGCTGCGGTTCTTCGCGGCGAGCCGCCGTTCCGCCGTGATGGCCGCCGACCGGGCCTGCGCGCCGCCGCGCCCCGGATACCGTGCCCTCCTCGCCGAGACGAAGGACCACGTGATCGGCCTGGCCGAGTACGAGACCGGCGAGGACACCAAATCGGCCGAGATCTCCATCGCCGTGGCCGACGGGCTGCATCACCGGGGCGTCGGCACACTCCTTCTCGAACACCTGGTCTCGGCCGCCCGCGCTGCGGGCATCACCACGTTCAGCGCCGACGCGCTCAGCGAGAACCACGAGATCCTGCGGCTCTTCGCCGACCTGGGACTGCGTACGGCTCGCCGCTTCGAGGGCCCAGAGGTGCGCTGCACCGTCGAACTCGGCGAGGACGACACCTATCTGACGGCCGTCGAGGCACGCGGCCGGGCCGCCGGCGTGGCCAGCCTGGAGCCGCTGCTGCGACCGGACGCGATCGCCGTGATCGGCGCCGGACGCAGGCCCGGGTCGGTGGGGCGGGCCATCCTGCACCATCTGCACACGGGAGGCTTCACCCGGCGCCTCTTCGCGGTGAACCCGAGCGTCACCTCGATACTCGGGGTGCCCTCCCACCCGTCGGTCGGCGCCCTGCCCAAGATCCCCGACCTCGCGGTCGTCGCCGTGCCCGCCTCCGCGGTCCCGGCCATCGCCGAGGAGTGCGGCAAGGCCGGCGTGCGGGCACTCCTCGTCGTGTCCGCCGGACTCGACAGCGCGCAGGCGGAGGCCTTGATGGCGGCGTGCCGGACGTACGGTATGCGGCTCGTCGGTCCCAACTGCCTCGGCATCTCCAACACCGACCCGGACTTCTCCCTCGACGCCACCTTCGCCGCTGACCACCCGCGTCCCGGCACGGCGGGCGTCGCGGTGCAGTCGGGAGGCGTCGGCATCGCCCTGCTGGACGGGCTGTCCCGGCTCGGCATCGGTGTCTCGTCCTTCGCATCGCTGGGCGACAAGTACGACGTCAGCGGCAACGACATGCTCCAGTGGTGGGAGAGTGACGGCCGCACCGAACTCGCCCTGTTGCATCTGGAGTCGTTCGGCAACCCGCGGGCGTTCTCCCGCACCGCTCGGCGCGTGACCCGCCGTATGCCCGTCCTGACCGTCGACGCGGGGCGCACCGACGCGGGCCGCCGCGCGGCTGCCTCGCACACCGCAGCAGCGGCGACGCGCACCATGACCCGGCAGGCACTGTTCACCCAGGCGGGGATCACCGCGACCCGGTCGGTGGGCGAACTCCTGGAAACCGCGGCTCTGTTGCACTCCCAGCCACTCCCGACGGGCACCCGCGTCGCGATCGTCACCAACGCGGGCGGTGCGGGTGTGCTCAGCGCCGACGCCTGCGCGGAGGCGGGACTCTCCCTCCCGCCGCTCACCCCGGAGGTGGTCGACGACCTGCTCGCCGTGCTGCCCGACGGTGCCGCGGTCGGCAACCCGATCGACGCCACCGCCGCCGTCACGGAGGAGCAGCTCAGGGACTGTGTGGACCGGATCATGCGGTATCAGGGCATCGACGCCGTACTGCTGGCCCTCGTCCCCACCGCGGTCGCCGCGGCGACCGGCGACGACCTGATCCGGTCCCTCACCCGCGCTCCCGGACGCCGGGAACGGCCGGTCGCCGCGGTGCGACTCGAGCAGGATCTGCCGGTCCGGCTGCTGCCCGCCACGGACGGCAGCACCGTCCCTTCGTACGCGGAACCCCAGGCGGCGGCACGGGCGTTGGCCCACGCGGCCCGGCGTGCGGCGTGGCTGAGCCGACCCGACGGGACGATCCCTGAGCTCGCCGGAGTCGACACCCCTCGCGCCCAGGCCGTCGCCGAGACCTACCTCGCCGCGCACCCGAACGGCGGCTGGCTCGACCCGCGCACCTGCGCCGAACTCCTCGCCTGCTACGGCATTCCCCAGCTCCCATGGGCCTGGGCGGAGACCGAGGACGAAGCCGTCATCGCCGCCGAACGGCTGCGCGGCGCCGACGGCCGGGTGGTCATGAAGGCCCATTGGCCGGGCCTGTTGCACAAGAGTCAACAGCACGCCGTCCACCTCGACCTCCAGGGCGACTCCCAAGTGCGCGCGGCCTTCCGGGACTTCGAGACCCGGTTCGCGGGGCTGCTCACCGGCGTGGTGGTTCAGCCCCTCGCCGCCCGCGGTACGGAACTGTTCGCCGGAGTGGTCCAGGACGAGGTCTTCGGCCCGCTCGTCCTGTTCGGGCTCGGCGGTACGGCGACGGAGGTACTGGCCGACCACGCGGCCCGGCTCGCCCCACTGACCGACCACGACGTACACGACCTGATCACCGCCCCGCGCTGCGCACCGCTCCTGTTCGGCTCGGAGGGCGGCGGGCCCGTCGACCTCCAAGGTCTGGAGCAACTACTGCTGCGGCTGTCCCGCATGGCGGGCGACCTGCCGCAACTCGCCGAGGCCGACTTCAACCCCGTTCTCGCGACACCGGGCGGAGTCTCCGTCCTCGATGCGCGCGTACGCCTGCTGCCCCGCAGGCCCCAGGACCCGTATCTGCGCCGACTCCGCTGAGGAAGGAACACTCATGAAGCACAACAAGGTCGGCTCCGTGATGACCACGGAGGTCGTCCGCGCCGAGTACGGCACCCCGTTCAAGGAGGTGGCGCGGCTGCTCGCCGGCCACCGGATCAGCGGGCTGCCGGTGGTAGACGACGACGAGAAGGTCGTCGGGGTGATCTCCGAGACCGACCTGCTGGTCCGGCAGGCAGAGACGCCCGACCCGTACGCGCCGAGGCGCCGCCTCCGGCTCGCCGCGCTGACCCGCGGCGCCAGGAAGCAGGCCGCGAAGGCGAAGGCCCGCACCGCCGGCCGGCTGATGACCGAACCGCCCGTCACCGTGCACGCCGACGACACCATCGTCGAAGCCGCCCGGACCATGGCACAGCACCGCGTGGAGCGGCTGCCCGTCCTCGACGAGGAGGAGCGGCTCGTCGGCATCGTCACGCGCCGCGATCTGCTCCAGGTCTTCCTGCGGCCCGACGCGGACATCCGTGACGAGGTGATCGCGGAAGTGCTGGTGCGCACGCTGTGGCTGGCGCCCAGGACCGTCGAGGTCTCCGTGATCGAAGGCGTCGTCACGCTCGACGGACACATGGAGCGCAGGAGCGAGACGGAGATCGCCGTCTCCATGACGCGTCAGATCGACGGCGTCGTCGCGGTGGTCGCCAAGCTCACCCACCGGCTGGACGACTCACGCCTCCAGCCGGACGAGCAGGCACTGCACGGCGTCACCGACGACTGGCTGCGAAAGCTGTGAGAGGAGGCGGACCGCCATGCCCAGGAGCGTGTTGGTCGCTTACGGAACGACGAACGGATCAACCGCGCGGATCGCCGAGACCATCGCCGAGGTCCTGCGCAAGGAGGGAATGCCGGCCGAGGCGGTGCCCGCCCGGTCCGTGACGGATGTGAGCTCGTACGACGCCGTGGTGGTCGGCGGCGGACTGTACGCCGGGCGCTGGCACAAGGATGCCCGTCGCTTCGTCCGTCGTCATGGCCGCGAGTTGGCCGAGCGACCGCTGTGGTTGTTCAGCAGCGGTCCGCTCGACGCCTCGGCCTCGGAGCGGAACATCCCGCCCGTACCCGGCGTGAAGCGGGCCATGGTCCGGCTCGACGTCACTGAACACGTCACCTTCGGGGGGTGCCTCGAAGAGGGCGCGAAGGGCTTCATCGCCCGGAAGATCGTCTCCTCCGGCAAGGGCGGAGACTTCCGCGATTTCGCGGAGATCGAGGCGTGGGCAGGTCGGATCGCGACCGGCTTGATGGGCGAACCGAAATCAAGCTGAACCGTCCGCATCGTGTGGCGGGCGGGCAAGCCGTCCGCCACACGATGCGGGGCAGAAGCAGCGCAACGCCTCAAGGAGGCAGTCATGAAGGCTCTGATCTTCCACGGCCCCGGCAAGCGATCCTGGGACGACGTTCCCGACCCGGCCATCCAGGACCCGGGCGACGCGATCGTGCGGATCGACGCGGTCACCATCTGCGGCACCGATCTGCACATCCTGAAGGGTGACGTGCCTGCCGTCGAGTCGGGCCGGGTCCTCGGGCACGAAGCCGTCGGTACCGTGCACGAGGTCGGACCGTCCGTCACCACGGTGCGTCCCGGCGACCGGGTACTGATCTCCTGCATCAGCGCCTGCGGCCGCTGCCGCTTCTGCCGGGAATCCCAGTACGGCCAGTGCCTGGGCGGCGGAGGCTGGATCCTGGGCCACCGGATCGACGGCGTCCAGGCCGAGTACGCCCGCGTGCCCTTCGCCGACACCTCGACGCACGTGCTGCCCGAGCAGGTCGGCAACGAGGCGGCGCTCATGCTCGCGGACATCCTGCCGACGTCGTACGAAGTGGGCGTCCTCAACGGTGAGGTGACGCCGGGCGATGTGGTGGTCGTCGTGGGCGCCGGCCCGATCGGCCTGGCCGCGATCCTCACGGCCCGGCTCTTCAGCCCGAGCCGTGTCATCGCCGTCGATCCCGCTCCGCGGCGACGCGAAATGGCCGCGCTCCACGGCGCGCATCTGACACTCGACCCGGCGTCCGACGTCGTCGGCCGGATCACCGAGCTCACCGACGGACTCGGCGCGGACGTGGCGATCGAAGCGGTTGGCCTTCCGGACACCTTCGAGCTCTGCACCCGCCTGATCCGCCCCGGCGGACGAGTCGCCAACGTCGGCGTGCACGGCCGCCCCGCCACGCTCCACCTGGAGGACCTCTGGATCCGCAACATCAAGATCACCACCGGCCTCGTGGACACGTACTCCACACCGACGCTGCTGCGGATGGTGGCCGCGAAGCAGCTGGACGTCGACGGGTTCGTCACCCACCGCTTCGGCTTGCAGGAGATGCAGGAGGCGTACGACGTCTTCAGCCGGCCGGAGGAGAGCGGCGCGCTCAAGGTGGCGCTGTTCGCCTCGTGACGTGCGCCCTTGCCCGAGCGGGTCTGCCGGTCGACGGAACGGCGGACCCGCTCGGGCAATTCGCCTGTGGATCAGGAAGGCACCACGGCCACGGGGCACTTGGTGTGCCGGAGGAGAGCGTGCGCGACAGAGCCCAGACCGGAGCTGTCGGCCCCGTCGGCCCTGGCGTCACCACTGGCTTGTCGCCCGAGCACGATCAGTTCGGTGTTGCCGGAGGATCGGATCAGACCCTCGGCAGGGGTGAACAGGACGACGTCCTCCAGAACGCGGACGTCCGGGTACTTCTCGCGCCACGGCCGCAGCGCGTCGGACAGCAGCTGCACCTCGTGGTCCTCCCAGGTGGCACGCTCCTCCCCCGGCACGCCAAAGGGCCACTCGGCGGCGCTGGGGGGAAGCTTCCAGGCATGTAACGCGTGCAGCCGCACGCCGCGGCGGCCTGCCGCGTCAAAGGCGAAGTCGATGGCCGCGTCCGCCGGGTCGCGGGCGTCGACACCGAGTGTGACCTTGTCGGGTCGGCGCACCGGGCCGTCGCAGGCGAGCCCGCTGGGCACCAGCACCACCGGGCAGGCGGCGGCCCCGGCGACCGCCAGAGCGGTCGATCCCAGCGGGAGCCCGGCGTGGCCTCCCTCCCCGCGCAGGCCGAGCACAATCATCTCCGTTTCCCTGCTCTGCGAGTTCAGCGCCCGTGAGGCCGTTCCGGTGAGCCGGACGCTCTCGGCCCGCAGAGCCGGGTGCCGGGCCATGACCCGGTCCAGTCCTTGGTCCGCCACGATCTCCGGCCGGTACGGCCATTGTTCCGCCGCATCCAGCCCGTTCAAGGGCGAGACATGGACCACGTGCAGTGAGCACCCGCGCAGTAGCGCCTCGTGTGCGGCCCAGTCGGCTGCGACACGGCTGCGCGCCGACCGGTCGACTCCGGCAACGATCACTCGCTCCATGACAGTC harbors:
- a CDS encoding GNAT family N-acetyltransferase — its product is MTDDTLSRPTVHALLSDGTTVCIRPTTPGDHKQLRGFYEGMSPENLRLRFFAASRRSAVMAADRACAPPRPGYRALLAETKDHVIGLAEYETGEDTKSAEISIAVADGLHHRGVGTLLLEHLVSAARAAGITTFSADALSENHEILRLFADLGLRTARRFEGPEVRCTVELGEDDTYLTAVEARGRAAGVASLEPLLRPDAIAVIGAGRRPGSVGRAILHHLHTGGFTRRLFAVNPSVTSILGVPSHPSVGALPKIPDLAVVAVPASAVPAIAEECGKAGVRALLVVSAGLDSAQAEALMAACRTYGMRLVGPNCLGISNTDPDFSLDATFAADHPRPGTAGVAVQSGGVGIALLDGLSRLGIGVSSFASLGDKYDVSGNDMLQWWESDGRTELALLHLESFGNPRAFSRTARRVTRRMPVLTVDAGRTDAGRRAAASHTAAAATRTMTRQALFTQAGITATRSVGELLETAALLHSQPLPTGTRVAIVTNAGGAGVLSADACAEAGLSLPPLTPEVVDDLLAVLPDGAAVGNPIDATAAVTEEQLRDCVDRIMRYQGIDAVLLALVPTAVAAATGDDLIRSLTRAPGRRERPVAAVRLEQDLPVRLLPATDGSTVPSYAEPQAAARALAHAARRAAWLSRPDGTIPELAGVDTPRAQAVAETYLAAHPNGGWLDPRTCAELLACYGIPQLPWAWAETEDEAVIAAERLRGADGRVVMKAHWPGLLHKSQQHAVHLDLQGDSQVRAAFRDFETRFAGLLTGVVVQPLAARGTELFAGVVQDEVFGPLVLFGLGGTATEVLADHAARLAPLTDHDVHDLITAPRCAPLLFGSEGGGPVDLQGLEQLLLRLSRMAGDLPQLAEADFNPVLATPGGVSVLDARVRLLPRRPQDPYLRRLR
- a CDS encoding universal stress protein → MERVIVAGVDRSARSRVAADWAAHEALLRGCSLHVVHVSPLNGLDAAEQWPYRPEIVADQGLDRVMARHPALRAESVRLTGTASRALNSQSRETEMIVLGLRGEGGHAGLPLGSTALAVAGAAACPVVLVPSGLACDGPVRRPDKVTLGVDARDPADAAIDFAFDAAGRRGVRLHALHAWKLPPSAAEWPFGVPGEERATWEDHEVQLLSDALRPWREKYPDVRVLEDVVLFTPAEGLIRSSGNTELIVLGRQASGDARADGADSSGLGSVAHALLRHTKCPVAVVPS
- a CDS encoding flavodoxin domain-containing protein; protein product: MPRSVLVAYGTTNGSTARIAETIAEVLRKEGMPAEAVPARSVTDVSSYDAVVVGGGLYAGRWHKDARRFVRRHGRELAERPLWLFSSGPLDASASERNIPPVPGVKRAMVRLDVTEHVTFGGCLEEGAKGFIARKIVSSGKGGDFRDFAEIEAWAGRIATGLMGEPKSS
- a CDS encoding zinc-dependent alcohol dehydrogenase family protein, with the translated sequence MKALIFHGPGKRSWDDVPDPAIQDPGDAIVRIDAVTICGTDLHILKGDVPAVESGRVLGHEAVGTVHEVGPSVTTVRPGDRVLISCISACGRCRFCRESQYGQCLGGGGWILGHRIDGVQAEYARVPFADTSTHVLPEQVGNEAALMLADILPTSYEVGVLNGEVTPGDVVVVVGAGPIGLAAILTARLFSPSRVIAVDPAPRRREMAALHGAHLTLDPASDVVGRITELTDGLGADVAIEAVGLPDTFELCTRLIRPGGRVANVGVHGRPATLHLEDLWIRNIKITTGLVDTYSTPTLLRMVAAKQLDVDGFVTHRFGLQEMQEAYDVFSRPEESGALKVALFAS
- a CDS encoding CBS domain-containing protein, whose translation is MKHNKVGSVMTTEVVRAEYGTPFKEVARLLAGHRISGLPVVDDDEKVVGVISETDLLVRQAETPDPYAPRRRLRLAALTRGARKQAAKAKARTAGRLMTEPPVTVHADDTIVEAARTMAQHRVERLPVLDEEERLVGIVTRRDLLQVFLRPDADIRDEVIAEVLVRTLWLAPRTVEVSVIEGVVTLDGHMERRSETEIAVSMTRQIDGVVAVVAKLTHRLDDSRLQPDEQALHGVTDDWLRKL
- the gap gene encoding type I glyceraldehyde-3-phosphate dehydrogenase; protein product: MTVRVGINGFGRIGRTYLRAALDRAEAGTQDVEVVAVNDIAPPATLAHLLEYDSTFGRIGREVSHDDSSITVDGRRIAITAERDPAALHWADYGAGIVIESTGRFRDRDAAALHLKAGAHTVLLSAPGKNADATIVMGVNDTTYDRRQDRIVSAASCTTNCVAPMVKVLNDAFGIERGMMTTIHGYTNDQSLLDGPHKDLRRARSAALSIIPTSTGAARAVGLVLPEMAGALDGIAVRVPVEDGSLTDLAVVLRREATVEEVNAVFDEAAEGPLNGILRVSKAPIVSRDVIGDPASCIFDPALTQANGTLVKVFGWYDNEWGYTNRLLDLTALVADD